From Deltaproteobacteria bacterium, the proteins below share one genomic window:
- a CDS encoding DegQ family serine endoprotease — protein MARYVKSADRKGRPVCHHMASLFLIFSFVCLLWIPVAAAPPPSGAVLPSFADLSERLSPAVVNISTTKIMTTPRLPGGRLPFGPFGNDDFFRRFFGDIPEREYKRNSLGSGFIISSDGYIFTNNHVVERAEKIRVKLADGREYDGEVKGKDANTDIALIKINSSSPLTAVSFGDSDQIRTGDWVFAIGNPFGLDHTVTVGIISAKGRVIGSGPYDNFLQTDASINPGNSGGPLFNLKGEVVGINTAIVAQGQGIGFAIPINMAKALLSDLKGKGYVTRGWLGVSAQDVTEDLAKNLQLNSPKGALVSHAFEGEPADKAGIKAGDVILDIDGKAIADVRDLLMTVSGLSVGKRVNVRIWRDGKAKVLPVLIAERKDGKTVNGGDLVSETFGMTVQEITPEMMRHFKLPAKDGVIIAEVFDGGAADEAGLRPQDIILEINRQKIVTLENYVDILSRKSQEGAYLFRIRRNDHFFFVPLTLPVEKQP, from the coding sequence ATGGCAAGGTATGTTAAAAGTGCCGACAGAAAAGGCCGGCCGGTCTGCCATCACATGGCGAGCTTGTTCTTGATTTTTTCTTTTGTGTGTCTTTTATGGATTCCTGTGGCAGCGGCCCCGCCCCCGTCGGGAGCGGTGCTGCCGTCGTTTGCTGATCTATCGGAGAGGCTGAGTCCCGCCGTTGTGAACATCAGCACGACGAAGATCATGACAACCCCGCGTTTGCCAGGCGGGAGATTGCCTTTCGGTCCCTTCGGGAACGATGATTTCTTCCGGCGGTTCTTTGGTGATATCCCGGAACGGGAGTACAAACGGAACAGCCTCGGGTCGGGTTTTATTATCAGCTCCGACGGTTATATTTTTACCAACAACCACGTTGTGGAGAGGGCTGAAAAAATCCGGGTCAAATTGGCCGATGGAAGGGAATATGACGGGGAAGTTAAGGGGAAAGACGCCAATACGGACATTGCCCTTATCAAAATCAATTCGTCATCGCCTTTAACGGCAGTGAGTTTTGGCGATTCCGATCAAATCCGCACCGGTGACTGGGTTTTTGCCATTGGAAATCCCTTTGGCCTGGATCATACGGTGACGGTTGGAATTATCAGCGCAAAGGGACGTGTCATTGGATCTGGTCCCTATGATAACTTTCTCCAGACGGATGCGTCGATTAACCCGGGCAACAGCGGCGGCCCCCTGTTCAACCTGAAGGGTGAGGTCGTTGGTATCAATACGGCCATTGTTGCACAGGGGCAGGGGATCGGTTTTGCCATTCCTATCAACATGGCCAAAGCGCTTTTGTCCGATCTCAAGGGAAAGGGTTATGTTACCCGGGGATGGCTGGGTGTTTCAGCCCAGGATGTGACGGAAGACCTTGCCAAGAATCTGCAGCTCAACTCTCCCAAAGGAGCCTTGGTCAGTCACGCCTTTGAAGGAGAGCCTGCCGATAAAGCGGGGATCAAGGCGGGGGATGTGATTCTGGACATCGATGGAAAGGCGATTGCCGATGTGCGGGATCTGCTCATGACCGTTTCCGGGTTGTCCGTCGGGAAGCGGGTCAATGTCCGGATTTGGCGTGATGGTAAGGCCAAAGTGCTGCCGGTCCTCATTGCCGAGAGAAAAGACGGTAAAACCGTCAACGGTGGGGATCTCGTTTCGGAGACCTTCGGCATGACGGTTCAGGAAATAACGCCGGAGATGATGCGGCATTTCAAACTACCTGCCAAGGACGGTGTGATCATTGCGGAGGTTTTTGACGGCGGTGCCGCGGATGAGGCGGGGTTGAGGCCCCAGGACATCATTCTCGAAATCAACAGGCAAAAAATTGTGACACTTGAAAATTATGTCGATATTTTGTCCCGGAAGTCGCAAGAGGGTGCTTATCTGTTCCGCATCAGAAGAAATGATCATTTCTTCTTTGTGCCGCTTACCCTGCCGGTGGAAAAGCAGCCCTGA
- a CDS encoding transporter yields MSESTYDVIELVGVSTVSWEEAAKNAVATAAKSIQDLRVAEVTGQDVTIENGVVKTYRTRMTASFKYLQFE; encoded by the coding sequence ATGTCCGAAAGCACTTATGATGTGATCGAACTCGTTGGAGTCAGTACCGTGTCCTGGGAAGAAGCGGCAAAGAATGCGGTGGCGACGGCAGCGAAAAGTATCCAGGATTTACGGGTCGCAGAGGTTACAGGGCAGGATGTGACCATTGAAAACGGTGTCGTGAAAACCTACCGGACAAGGATGACCGCTTCATTCAAGTATTTGCAGTTCGAGTAA
- a CDS encoding coproporphyrinogen III oxidase family protein gives MIHRMIAYRAKREFGTAMCFDGKEKLRIPEVGLDRSPRLLYLHIPFCEKLCPYCSFNRIVFEEDLCRRYFAALRKEIGLYRETGYEFGGVYVGGGTPTVIIEELAETLAFVRQCFDVKEISVETNPNHLTDKNVRHLQDARINRLSVGVQSFDDNLLKRMDRYEKYGSGETIASRLKELKGAFDTVNADMIFNFPSQNLTMLRHDLDILTVIEIDQVTFYPLMISDSTRHKVIATLGNISDRNEKLFYREIMHRLASAYRLSSAWCFSRKGSMIDEYIVDYDEYAGLGSGAIGYLNGICYANTFHVPAYIDQVNRNELPLMATRTFSLRDRIRYDFLMRLFGGFLHVKDLEDKYADSLYKNLWKNLVLFSLIGAIRYTGEDYRLTDRGRYAWVVMMREFFTAVNNFRDFCRTDMPR, from the coding sequence TTGATTCATCGTATGATTGCTTATCGGGCCAAACGGGAGTTTGGCACGGCCATGTGTTTTGATGGAAAGGAAAAACTGCGGATTCCGGAGGTCGGATTGGACCGATCGCCCAGACTTCTCTACTTGCACATTCCGTTTTGTGAGAAGCTTTGTCCCTATTGTTCCTTTAACCGAATTGTTTTCGAGGAAGATCTCTGCCGCCGTTATTTTGCCGCACTGAGAAAAGAAATCGGGCTGTACCGAGAAACGGGCTATGAGTTCGGCGGCGTCTATGTGGGTGGTGGAACGCCTACCGTGATCATTGAAGAATTAGCGGAAACACTGGCGTTCGTCCGCCAGTGTTTCGACGTCAAGGAAATTTCCGTCGAAACAAATCCCAATCATTTGACCGACAAAAATGTGCGTCATCTGCAGGATGCCCGGATCAACCGTCTGTCCGTCGGTGTACAAAGTTTCGACGATAATTTGCTTAAACGTATGGATCGTTATGAGAAATACGGCAGCGGCGAAACCATTGCCAGCCGATTGAAAGAATTGAAGGGAGCTTTTGACACCGTCAATGCGGACATGATTTTCAATTTCCCTTCTCAGAATCTGACTATGCTGAGGCATGATCTGGATATTCTGACGGTAATTGAAATCGATCAGGTTACGTTTTACCCGCTTATGATCTCGGACAGCACACGACACAAAGTCATCGCTACTTTGGGAAATATCAGCGACAGAAATGAAAAGCTTTTTTATCGTGAAATTATGCATCGTCTTGCATCGGCTTATCGGCTTTCTTCCGCGTGGTGCTTTTCTCGGAAAGGATCTATGATTGATGAGTATATTGTCGACTATGACGAATACGCGGGATTGGGCAGTGGCGCCATCGGCTACCTGAACGGCATCTGCTATGCCAATACATTCCATGTGCCTGCCTATATCGATCAGGTGAATCGGAATGAGCTGCCGTTAATGGCGACACGAACCTTTTCTCTGCGGGATCGGATTCGGTATGATTTTCTTATGCGTCTTTTCGGCGGGTTTCTGCACGTGAAAGATCTGGAGGATAAATATGCCGACAGTCTCTATAAAAACCTTTGGAAGAATCTGGTTCTTTTTTCCCTGATAGGGGCTATCCGTTATACCGGCGAGGATTATCGTCTCACCGATCGGGGTCGCTATGCCTGGGTCGTCATGATGCGAGAGTTTTTCACCGCAGTCAATAATTTTCGGGATTTCTGCCGTACCGACATGCCACGGTAA
- the def gene encoding peptide deformylase, whose protein sequence is MAEQKIYTMWTDGQVNEDSISLLRTTCEDLPVPLSNEAQGMVQRMVETFLLRDDGVGLAAPQIGILKRIIVFRNKGFDQKTWSKKPEDYEVLINPRITQARGELVSALEGCLSCPDIQVEIARYPEIKLRAYDARGNKISKRYNDYAARVVQHEMDHLEGKLIIDHGGTLYYPKEKQLFFDRIFRASA, encoded by the coding sequence ATGGCGGAACAAAAAATTTACACCATGTGGACGGATGGCCAAGTGAATGAAGATTCCATCTCCCTCCTCCGTACAACCTGTGAAGATTTGCCCGTACCGCTCAGCAACGAGGCACAGGGAATGGTTCAAAGGATGGTTGAGACTTTCCTCCTACGGGACGATGGGGTGGGGTTGGCCGCACCGCAAATCGGTATTTTGAAACGCATCATCGTCTTTAGGAACAAGGGTTTCGACCAAAAAACCTGGTCAAAAAAACCGGAAGATTACGAAGTGTTGATAAACCCAAGAATCACCCAAGCCCGCGGTGAACTCGTCAGTGCCCTCGAGGGCTGCTTGTCCTGCCCAGACATCCAGGTGGAGATCGCCCGCTACCCGGAAATAAAGTTACGAGCCTACGATGCCCGGGGAAACAAAATTTCGAAACGGTACAATGACTATGCGGCCCGTGTAGTCCAGCATGAAATGGATCACCTGGAAGGAAAATTGATCATCGATCATGGTGGAACATTGTATTATCCGAAAGAAAAACAGCTTTTTTTCGACAGAATATTCCGGGCGAGCGCGTAA
- a CDS encoding universal stress protein: MFSQILVPTDFSKKHATPLEIAVNLAAKHNSTIHLLHVVEIIADTTFTEYEDFYNRLERKAQKQMNNLMAQYEKKSVQILPHISYGNRVQEILKFRKDHEIDLIIMNSHKVELKNPIQSWGTISYKVALLSDSPVLLVK, encoded by the coding sequence ATGTTTAGCCAAATTCTTGTGCCAACCGACTTTTCCAAAAAACACGCCACGCCTCTTGAGATTGCAGTCAACCTCGCAGCAAAACATAACAGCACCATCCATCTTCTTCATGTTGTGGAAATCATTGCAGACACAACCTTCACAGAATATGAGGATTTCTACAATAGACTGGAAAGGAAGGCCCAGAAACAAATGAACAATCTCATGGCACAATATGAGAAGAAATCGGTGCAAATTCTACCACACATTAGTTACGGCAACCGGGTACAGGAAATTCTGAAATTCCGCAAAGATCATGAGATTGACTTGATTATCATGAATTCCCACAAAGTTGAATTGAAGAACCCGATCCAAAGTTGGGGCACCATCAGCTACAAGGTGGCACTCTTGTCTGATAGTCCGGTGCTGCTGGTAAAATAA
- a CDS encoding response regulator, producing MYRILIVDDDDTLREVLVEYFESMGYGVMEASNGRDGLEKQIQNPADLVITDLIMPEENGLEMILEFQRRYPSLKIIAMTGSGHPGALEDLNTATILGADRTFPKPFQLEDLLKAVKELLIDSGS from the coding sequence ATGTATCGCATATTGATCGTTGATGACGATGATACCCTGCGTGAAGTGCTTGTTGAGTACTTCGAAAGCATGGGCTATGGCGTCATGGAGGCTTCAAACGGCCGGGACGGCTTGGAAAAGCAGATCCAAAACCCGGCCGATCTGGTCATAACGGACCTGATTATGCCTGAAGAAAACGGCCTGGAGATGATTCTGGAATTCCAGCGGCGATATCCGTCACTGAAAATCATCGCCATGACAGGAAGCGGACATCCCGGTGCGCTGGAGGACCTCAATACTGCAACCATTTTGGGTGCAGACCGGACTTTCCCCAAACCTTTTCAGTTGGAAGACCTGCTGAAAGCCGTTAAGGAACTGCTCATCGATTCCGGTTCTTGA
- a CDS encoding PAS domain S-box protein produces the protein MATEIEGWQSKVLERRIRQSEEEMALLRREIEKYHHILEEINLFYCEISLDGRFLVFNPPFSQALDYANEELIKLSYEEILDESSRETFGSALKEVLRSGVPKRRFDYVLLKKNGSPLNTETSIFLMTDETKRPVGYRILFQDITRRKQAEELIKKLAFQDTLTGLPNRRLFHDRLVLELAQAKRNQERFAVMMIDLDRF, from the coding sequence ATGGCAACCGAGATAGAAGGCTGGCAAAGTAAAGTTCTTGAGAGGCGAATCAGGCAGTCTGAAGAAGAGATGGCGCTGTTGCGCAGAGAAATAGAGAAATACCATCATATTCTCGAAGAGATTAATCTTTTTTACTGTGAAATCTCCCTTGATGGCCGATTTCTTGTCTTCAATCCCCCTTTCTCCCAGGCCCTTGATTATGCCAATGAAGAGCTGATCAAGCTGTCGTATGAAGAAATCCTTGACGAATCCTCTCGGGAAACGTTTGGTTCGGCTCTGAAAGAAGTTTTACGGAGCGGTGTACCCAAAAGACGGTTCGATTACGTCCTGCTTAAAAAAAACGGTTCGCCCCTGAACACGGAAACCTCGATCTTCCTGATGACAGATGAAACAAAACGTCCCGTGGGGTACCGCATTCTTTTTCAGGATATCACTCGGAGAAAACAGGCGGAAGAACTGATAAAAAAGCTGGCTTTTCAGGATACCCTGACCGGGCTGCCCAATCGGAGATTGTTTCATGACCGACTTGTCCTGGAATTGGCCCAGGCAAAACGTAATCAGGAACGTTTTGCCGTCATGATGATCGATCTGGACCGATTCTAA
- a CDS encoding GGDEF domain-containing protein, with protein sequence MGHYVGDLLIQAVGNRLTNLLRKGDTVARIGGDEFILLLPSLPEGDNACRIAEKILNSFDEPFLLENREIHITPSIGIAIYPDHGNNMDLLLKNSDIAMYAAKEGGRNMFEYYRQDRQNERASAE encoded by the coding sequence TTGGGGCATTACGTGGGGGATTTGCTGATTCAGGCCGTCGGAAACCGATTGACCAATCTGCTTCGTAAAGGCGACACGGTTGCCCGCATCGGCGGCGATGAATTTATTCTGCTGCTCCCGTCATTGCCGGAGGGCGATAATGCATGCCGCATCGCTGAAAAGATCCTGAATTCCTTCGATGAACCCTTCCTTTTGGAGAATCGTGAAATTCATATCACACCCAGCATCGGCATCGCAATATATCCCGATCACGGGAATAATATGGACCTTTTGCTGAAAAACTCCGACATTGCCATGTATGCCGCAAAAGAAGGGGGGAGAAACATGTTCGAGTACTACAGGCAGGACAGGCAGAATGAAAGAGCGTCCGCTGAATGA
- a CDS encoding glycosyltransferase family 9 protein — MNILIVKLSAVGDVIHTLPSLAALRKLYPGAHVTWVVEEAAADIILGHPDLDSVVVSRRKSWQRALMKGHFKKTLSEMGAFLRDLRVRDYDLVIDFHGLFKSAVLVFLCRGKRKIGYDSYQELSGFFYSEKITEDMDKHAVNRYLDFPKYLGAKIEEPVFQIAIGDANKEKVDELLALHQVVGPFVAMNPVAYWDTKLWDNECFASLCDRIVETYGIFVVLTGQKAPSLGQIQRLARRNVLNLEGRTSLKDLAELYRRAALLVTTDSGPMHLAAALGTPVVALFGPTDPKRTGPYGSGHIVLQEPLSCAPCFRKFCREMTCMKKITVNAVFNEVKKLLEGRL; from the coding sequence ATGAATATCCTGATTGTCAAATTGAGTGCCGTCGGCGATGTCATTCATACGCTTCCGTCCCTGGCTGCATTGAGGAAGCTCTATCCCGGGGCGCACGTCACCTGGGTAGTTGAGGAGGCGGCGGCTGATATCATTCTGGGTCATCCGGATCTGGATTCTGTTGTGGTTTCTAGGCGTAAAAGCTGGCAGAGGGCTCTCATGAAGGGCCATTTCAAAAAAACCCTGAGCGAGATGGGGGCATTTCTGAGGGATCTGCGTGTCAGAGATTATGATCTGGTGATCGACTTTCACGGCCTGTTCAAGAGCGCGGTTCTCGTTTTCCTCTGCCGGGGTAAAAGAAAAATCGGCTATGACAGCTATCAGGAGTTGAGTGGATTCTTTTATAGTGAAAAAATAACGGAGGACATGGACAAGCACGCGGTGAACCGGTATCTTGATTTTCCGAAATACCTCGGAGCCAAAATCGAAGAACCGGTGTTTCAGATCGCTATCGGAGACGCAAACAAGGAGAAAGTGGATGAGCTTCTGGCTCTTCACCAGGTCGTGGGCCCTTTTGTAGCCATGAATCCCGTTGCCTATTGGGACACGAAACTATGGGACAACGAATGTTTCGCCAGTCTATGCGATCGTATTGTCGAGACCTATGGAATCTTTGTCGTTCTGACGGGCCAAAAGGCTCCCTCTCTGGGGCAAATTCAGCGACTCGCCCGGCGTAATGTGCTCAACCTGGAGGGACGGACGAGCCTTAAAGATCTGGCGGAACTCTATCGGCGTGCGGCATTGTTGGTCACGACCGATTCGGGGCCGATGCACCTGGCCGCCGCTCTCGGCACACCCGTCGTGGCCCTGTTTGGGCCAACCGATCCGAAAAGGACAGGCCCCTATGGTTCGGGTCATATCGTCCTTCAGGAACCCCTTTCCTGCGCACCCTGTTTCCGGAAATTTTGCCGTGAAATGACCTGCATGAAAAAGATAACGGTGAATGCGGTGTTTAATGAGGTAAAGAAGCTTTTAGAGGGACGCTTATAA
- a CDS encoding HAD family hydrolase, which produces MCRAVFLDRDGTINEEVGYLSKFDQLKLIPRAAAAIRMLNRRSIPVVVVTNQSGVARGYFGENFIREFHDFLQSNLRMEEAHIDAFYYCPHHPTEGHGSYRRICACRKPGTGMLLQAAQDLCIDLSRSYMVGDMMKDVLTARNTGAKGILVRTGYGAGETIDGDVIPDYQALDLFDAVEWILEDMKR; this is translated from the coding sequence CTGTGCCGCGCCGTATTTCTCGACCGGGATGGCACAATCAACGAAGAGGTGGGCTATCTCTCCAAGTTTGATCAGTTGAAGCTTATACCACGGGCAGCGGCTGCGATTCGTATGCTGAACCGCCGGAGCATTCCGGTTGTTGTCGTGACCAACCAATCCGGCGTGGCCCGAGGTTATTTCGGGGAGAATTTTATCCGTGAATTCCACGATTTTCTCCAGTCAAACCTCAGAATGGAAGAGGCACATATTGATGCATTCTATTATTGTCCCCACCATCCGACGGAAGGTCACGGTTCCTATCGTCGAATATGTGCGTGCCGGAAACCCGGGACCGGCATGCTTTTACAGGCGGCGCAGGATCTTTGCATTGATCTTTCCCGATCCTATATGGTGGGAGATATGATGAAAGACGTTCTGACCGCAAGGAATACGGGAGCGAAAGGTATTCTGGTGAGGACAGGATACGGGGCGGGTGAAACAATAGACGGGGATGTCATCCCGGACTATCAGGCCCTCGACCTCTTCGATGCCGTCGAATGGATTCTTGAGGATATGAAACGATGA
- the waaF gene encoding lipopolysaccharide heptosyltransferase II: MKISVRTSRRIEEAQHILVRGTNWIGDVIMTLPAMAAIRRSFPEAKISVLAKPWVADIFSLSPDVDEVLLYRSPGIHEGFRGLLRLAKELRSRKFDAAILLQNAIEAAIVACLAGIPIRAGYNSDGRGPLLTHSVKRTRAIRRIHQVEYYMEMVKTLGCSNGGRREYHLDLTPEDVIRAGEILGFYGAAQGDLLIGIAPGATYGAAKKWFPDRFAMVADRLSETLGAEILLFGSAADRESTRAVSGFANHSMADLAGMTTLREAISLISCCRLFISNDSGLMHVAGALGVPTLAIFGSTNPVTTSPPGEKSVVVHKDLPCSPCLKTTCPTDFQCMDLIGVNDVYEAARCMLQP; encoded by the coding sequence ATGAAAATATCTGTTCGGACATCCCGTCGTATTGAGGAAGCCCAACACATTCTGGTGCGTGGGACGAACTGGATCGGTGATGTCATCATGACCCTGCCGGCCATGGCGGCTATTCGCAGGTCATTTCCCGAGGCGAAAATCAGTGTTTTAGCCAAACCCTGGGTGGCCGATATCTTTTCTCTCAGCCCGGATGTGGATGAGGTTTTGCTCTATCGGTCTCCCGGTATCCACGAGGGCTTTAGGGGATTGCTCCGTCTCGCGAAAGAATTGAGATCGAGAAAATTTGATGCAGCCATTTTGCTCCAGAATGCCATCGAAGCGGCAATCGTTGCCTGTCTGGCCGGGATTCCCATCCGGGCGGGCTACAATTCCGATGGGCGGGGACCGCTTTTGACCCATTCGGTCAAACGAACCCGGGCGATACGCCGCATTCACCAGGTGGAGTACTACATGGAAATGGTCAAAACCCTCGGTTGCTCCAATGGGGGGAGGCGGGAATATCATCTTGACCTCACCCCTGAAGACGTCATTCGGGCTGGAGAAATCCTTGGATTTTATGGTGCCGCCCAAGGGGATTTATTGATCGGCATCGCACCTGGCGCCACGTACGGAGCCGCGAAGAAATGGTTCCCCGATCGCTTTGCAATGGTGGCCGATCGGTTGAGCGAAACATTGGGCGCCGAAATACTTCTGTTCGGCAGTGCCGCTGACCGGGAGAGCACCCGGGCTGTTTCCGGTTTCGCCAATCATTCTATGGCCGACCTGGCGGGCATGACAACCTTACGTGAGGCCATATCGCTTATCTCATGTTGCCGCCTGTTTATTTCCAACGACTCGGGTTTGATGCACGTGGCTGGTGCCCTGGGTGTTCCCACACTGGCCATTTTCGGTTCAACCAATCCCGTGACCACCTCCCCTCCCGGGGAGAAAAGTGTCGTTGTTCATAAAGATCTGCCCTGCAGTCCCTGCCTGAAGACCACCTGTCCGACGGATTTTCAGTGTATGGACCTGATCGGCGTCAATGATGTCTATGAGGCCGCCCGATGCATGCTCCAGCCGTAG
- a CDS encoding lysophospholipid acyltransferase family protein yields MDTDNPDILARNVSRYLGFVPLFLRKAFFYGLWRLFYYLSPRHRFIALHNLIRAFPDKSMAEIIRITKGAYRNLAIVCAEFFDLPKMNRSRLNDLLDIEGLERAQQALGKKKGLLLFGAHFSNWELMAAAASALIAPGVMIYRPLDNPFLERFVKYVRTSRGNVLVSKKKAMLQMFRCLAKNGVVGVLIDQNVSRREGVFADFFGRPACTTDGLAQMAIKSETPVMPAFIIRKPDGRYRLIIGKEVEIIRTGNSEDDIRTNTQRFTSIIEGVIRQYPDQWLWLHQRWKTKEHQVPSSESYKNNPDKQPEGDWQATRKK; encoded by the coding sequence ATGGATACGGATAATCCTGATATCTTGGCGCGAAACGTTTCCCGGTATCTTGGTTTTGTGCCTCTGTTTTTACGCAAGGCTTTTTTTTACGGATTGTGGCGGCTTTTTTATTATCTTTCCCCGCGTCACAGGTTTATCGCTCTACATAATTTAATTAGAGCTTTTCCGGATAAATCCATGGCGGAAATTATCCGGATAACGAAAGGAGCCTATAGGAATCTCGCCATCGTTTGCGCAGAATTTTTCGATCTGCCGAAAATGAACAGGTCGCGTTTGAATGATCTTTTGGATATCGAAGGCTTGGAGCGGGCACAGCAGGCGCTGGGAAAAAAGAAGGGCCTTCTGCTTTTTGGTGCCCATTTCAGCAATTGGGAATTGATGGCCGCGGCGGCATCCGCACTGATTGCTCCCGGAGTCATGATTTACCGGCCACTGGACAACCCCTTCCTGGAACGATTTGTCAAATATGTGCGCACATCTCGGGGAAATGTCCTGGTGTCCAAGAAAAAAGCCATGCTGCAGATGTTTCGTTGCTTGGCGAAAAACGGTGTGGTGGGCGTCCTTATTGATCAAAATGTGTCTCGGAGAGAGGGTGTCTTTGCCGATTTCTTTGGGAGACCGGCCTGCACGACCGACGGTCTGGCCCAGATGGCGATCAAATCGGAGACGCCGGTGATGCCGGCATTCATCATTCGAAAACCGGATGGACGTTATCGATTGATTATCGGGAAAGAGGTCGAAATCATCCGAACGGGAAACAGCGAGGATGATATCAGAACCAATACCCAGCGATTTACTTCTATTATTGAAGGTGTGATTCGGCAATATCCGGACCAGTGGTTGTGGCTTCACCAACGCTGGAAAACCAAAGAGCATCAGGTGCCGAGCTCGGAATCATATAAAAACAATCCGGACAAACAACCTGAAGGCGACTGGCAGGCAACAAGAAAAAAATGA
- the lpxK gene encoding tetraacyldisaccharide 4'-kinase, with translation MKKKSIQDAVIAAWENEKMNIHPFKLLLRGMSLFYRLAILVRNILFDTGLLRQKKVPCRVVGGGNITVGGTGKTPMVIYLANLLNSKGFRPVVLSRGYRGKTKAPINIVSDGRRILMKPEDCGDEPALIAKRLPGIPVLTGPRRALTAGVAIEQFGADVLVLDDAFQYRQLARDVDVVLLDADRPLGNGWVLPAGPLREPGSSLKRADLIIRTGLGDRVTAISTTTPQYRARHQAVALIDGASGRELPLQSLLGRRVCAFAGIAKPGAFKQILAGLGARTVAFLPFPDHHDYSREDIREIQNRARQEQADTIVTTEKDGVKLNRFHMFLEEVDFLQVEMVFQGGEDEFIASLMDKLGQAQ, from the coding sequence ATGAAAAAAAAGAGCATACAGGACGCGGTAATCGCGGCTTGGGAGAACGAAAAAATGAATATCCATCCCTTCAAACTGCTGTTAAGGGGGATGTCGTTGTTTTATCGTCTGGCCATTCTGGTGCGAAACATTCTCTTTGATACGGGCCTGCTTCGACAGAAAAAAGTTCCCTGCCGGGTTGTCGGGGGGGGAAACATTACGGTCGGCGGGACCGGAAAAACCCCTATGGTGATCTATCTGGCCAACCTGCTCAATTCGAAAGGCTTTCGTCCAGTCGTACTCAGCCGCGGGTACAGGGGGAAAACGAAGGCTCCTATCAACATTGTGTCTGACGGGCGCCGAATTTTAATGAAGCCGGAGGATTGTGGGGATGAGCCTGCGTTGATTGCCAAACGTCTGCCCGGGATTCCGGTTCTGACGGGGCCTAGGCGTGCACTGACTGCCGGCGTCGCGATAGAACAGTTCGGGGCTGATGTTCTTGTTCTGGATGATGCTTTTCAATACCGGCAGCTTGCACGCGATGTAGATGTAGTCCTGCTGGATGCGGACCGGCCTTTGGGAAATGGCTGGGTCTTGCCGGCAGGACCTCTGAGGGAACCCGGGTCATCCTTAAAGAGAGCGGATCTTATAATTCGGACGGGGCTTGGAGATCGGGTTACCGCCATTTCAACCACAACCCCTCAGTATCGCGCCAGACACCAAGCGGTAGCGCTGATTGATGGAGCCAGTGGCCGGGAATTGCCGCTCCAGAGTCTCTTGGGGCGCCGCGTTTGTGCCTTCGCCGGTATCGCCAAACCGGGGGCATTCAAACAGATCCTGGCCGGGCTTGGCGCACGGACGGTGGCCTTTCTACCTTTTCCTGATCATCATGACTATAGTCGGGAGGATATTCGGGAGATCCAGAACAGGGCGAGGCAAGAACAGGCCGATACGATTGTCACAACCGAGAAAGACGGGGTAAAACTCAACCGTTTTCACATGTTCCTGGAGGAGGTTGATTTTTTGCAGGTGGAGATGGTTTTCCAGGGTGGCGAGGATGAATTTATCGCGTCGCTTATGGATAAGTTGGGACAAGCGCAGTGA